One genomic region from Bactrocera tryoni isolate S06 chromosome 3, CSIRO_BtryS06_freeze2, whole genome shotgun sequence encodes:
- the LOC120770404 gene encoding alpha-tubulin N-acetyltransferase 1-like, with amino-acid sequence MAVFKFDIRSLFPQPIVKVDSSLLPHTFHGNRRQALEATAKMSAIIDHLGQLSAIAQKLNIPITTAQKLRKSDNQIVYLMADLAELNSGRGDEVVGLLKIGMKDLYLFDELGQSRKVDNAPCILDFYVHDKRQRSGLGKKLFQTMLSEEKWEPVKCSVDRPSEKLLGFLKKHYGLEHVIPQANHFVLYDGFFEHDKANGQPREMTRSRRMLMANRYL; translated from the coding sequence atggcCGTTTTCAAATTCGACATACGCAGCCTATTTCCACAGCCCATTGTGAAGGTCGACTCCAGCCTGTTGCCGCACACGTTTCACGGCAATCGGCGGCAAGCGCTCGAGGCCACCGCCAAAATGTCAGCCATTATCGATCATTTGGGGCAGCTGTCGGCCATCGCGCAGAAACTGAACATACCGATTACAACGGCGCAGAAATTACGTAAGTCGGACAATCAAATTGTCTACCTGATGGCCGATTTGGCTGAACTTAATAGTGGGCGTGGCGATGAAGTTGTCGGCTTGCTTAAGATCGGCATGAAAGATTTGTATCTCTTCGATGAGCTCGGTCAATCGCGTAAGGTGGACAATGCGCCCTGCATACTGGATTTCTATGTGCACGATAAGCGTCAACGCAGCGGTTTGGGTAAGAAACTTTTCCAAACCATGTTAAGCGAAGAGAAATGGGAGCCGGTCAAGTGTTCGGTGGATCGTCCGTCGGAGAAACTTTTGGGTTTCTTAAAGAAACACTACGGTCTGGAGCACGTCATACCGCAAGCCAATCATTTTGTGCTCTACGACGGTTTCTTCGAGCATGACAAAGCCAATGGGCAGCCGCGTGAAATGACGCGCTCGCGTAGAATGCTTATGGCCAATAGATATCTATAG